From Novipirellula aureliae, the proteins below share one genomic window:
- a CDS encoding Gfo/Idh/MocA family protein, translated as MTTNRRAMLRNTSALSATVVAASASSRFVHASESSNHDSDPDRVIKLGIIGAGGRGAGALNDSFSINENVQLIAMADVDRNNCVRTRDLLKKRHGDKVMVEEDRIHAGLDGYQKVLEDPEVELVLIASPPGFHPSQIAEAVKAGKHVFAEKPSCVDTAGYKICLAAHDEAEKNGTAIVTGTQYRRQVNYVEAVKRIHDGEIGEIVSAQSRYCSNSIWYKNRKEGMSDTQYQIDNWMHFIWLSGDQICEQAVHNIDAMNWVMGGAPETAYGSGGRFTRPENSEMWDSMSIDYTYPGNRVLSLMCRQIPGTQGDNGNVVYGTKGIAYIDAMSGGSRFVDWSGKETWSKKGSISDAYRQEHKDLIDSVRAGNPIVELRQTADSSLTAVMGRLACYTGQRVDWDFMTNKSTLNLFPENLDWNGELPPSSYAVPGKVKLT; from the coding sequence ATGACAACTAACCGCCGAGCGATGTTGCGCAACACTTCGGCTTTGTCGGCAACGGTCGTCGCCGCTTCGGCGAGTTCCCGTTTTGTTCATGCATCCGAATCCTCTAATCACGACTCCGACCCCGATCGTGTCATTAAATTGGGGATCATTGGTGCCGGCGGCCGAGGTGCTGGGGCTCTCAATGACTCGTTTTCGATCAATGAAAATGTGCAGTTAATTGCCATGGCGGATGTCGATCGTAACAATTGTGTGCGGACCCGCGATCTACTGAAAAAGCGGCACGGCGACAAAGTGATGGTCGAAGAGGATCGAATCCACGCGGGGCTTGATGGTTACCAGAAAGTACTCGAAGATCCTGAGGTTGAATTGGTCCTCATCGCTTCGCCGCCTGGCTTCCACCCTTCGCAAATCGCCGAAGCCGTCAAGGCGGGGAAACACGTCTTTGCCGAAAAACCATCTTGCGTCGACACCGCAGGCTACAAGATTTGTCTTGCCGCTCATGATGAAGCGGAAAAAAATGGAACCGCGATCGTGACCGGTACCCAGTACCGTCGGCAAGTGAATTATGTCGAAGCGGTCAAGCGAATTCATGACGGTGAAATTGGCGAGATCGTTAGCGCTCAAAGCCGTTACTGTTCCAACAGTATTTGGTACAAGAACCGCAAAGAGGGGATGAGTGATACTCAGTACCAAATCGATAATTGGATGCACTTTATCTGGCTATCAGGCGACCAGATTTGTGAGCAAGCGGTTCACAATATTGATGCGATGAATTGGGTGATGGGGGGCGCTCCCGAAACCGCTTATGGCAGCGGGGGTCGGTTTACTCGCCCAGAAAACAGTGAGATGTGGGATAGCATGTCGATCGATTATACTTACCCAGGCAATCGAGTCCTGTCGCTCATGTGTCGGCAAATTCCTGGCACTCAGGGTGACAATGGGAATGTTGTCTACGGCACCAAGGGGATCGCCTACATCGACGCAATGAGCGGTGGCTCGCGGTTTGTTGATTGGAGTGGAAAAGAGACCTGGTCGAAAAAAGGCAGTATCTCGGACGCTTATCGGCAAGAGCACAAGGACTTGATCGATTCGGTTCGTGCGGGAAATCCAATTGTCGAACTGCGGCAGACTGCCGACAGTTCTTTGACCGCCGTGATGGGCCGGTTGGCCTGCTATACGGGACAACGTGTTGATTGGGATTTCATGACGAACAAATCGACACTCAATCTGTTCCCTGAAAACTTGGACTGGAACGGAGAATTGCCACCGTCAAGTTACGCGGTCCCCGGTAAGGTTAAACTAACCTAA
- the nagB gene encoding glucosamine-6-phosphate deaminase, whose amino-acid sequence MQSSPNQLSRCNDVRNGINVRVFANAVDANTCVATEMAALIRQRAQDGKACVLGLATGSTPVGVYRELIRMHRDEGLSLQNVVTFNLDEYFPIQPDAPQSYVRFMNEHLFDFVDIDRKNIHIPDGTHPLDSVAADCCEYEKQIADAGGIDIQILGIGRTGHIGFNEPGSGRNGLTRLVKLNSLTRNDAAAAFGGLEKVPKSAITMGVKTILSARKIRLLAFGEHKASIVEQAVCGSVSDAVPATFLQGHQDVQFLLDEAAAEKLVSNQNESGDSC is encoded by the coding sequence ATGCAATCCTCACCAAACCAACTTTCCCGTTGCAACGACGTTCGAAATGGGATCAATGTCCGTGTTTTTGCCAACGCCGTCGATGCAAATACTTGCGTTGCGACTGAAATGGCGGCATTGATTCGTCAGCGTGCCCAGGATGGGAAAGCTTGCGTTTTGGGTTTGGCGACGGGGTCGACACCCGTGGGCGTTTACCGTGAACTGATTCGGATGCACCGAGACGAAGGTTTGTCACTTCAAAACGTTGTGACCTTTAACTTGGATGAGTACTTTCCGATACAACCCGATGCACCGCAAAGTTATGTGCGGTTCATGAACGAGCACCTTTTTGATTTTGTGGATATCGATCGCAAAAATATCCATATTCCAGATGGCACTCACCCACTCGATTCGGTCGCCGCGGATTGCTGCGAATATGAAAAGCAAATTGCGGATGCGGGTGGCATTGACATTCAAATTCTGGGGATCGGGCGAACAGGTCATATTGGGTTCAATGAACCTGGGTCAGGTCGAAATGGTTTGACTCGCTTGGTTAAGCTCAATTCGTTGACTCGCAATGATGCAGCAGCTGCTTTTGGAGGCCTCGAAAAGGTTCCCAAATCGGCAATCACCATGGGGGTGAAGACCATCCTTTCCGCTCGCAAGATTCGATTGTTAGCTTTCGGAGAACACAAGGCATCGATCGTCGAGCAGGCGGTGTGTGGCAGTGTTTCAGATGCGGTGCCTGCAACCTTTTTGCAAGGCCATCAAGATGTTCAATTCCTGCTCGATGAAGCAGCCGCTGAGAAATTGGTGTCTAACCAAAATGAGAGTGGTGATTCTTGTTAG